Within the Longimicrobium sp. genome, the region TCGATGAATTCCGCGCGCACGCACGCGAGGCCACCCTCGTGCCCGTGTCGCTCGACTTCCTGTTCGACACGGAGACGGCGGTCTCGGCGTACCACAAGCTCGCGCGGCCGCCGTTCGGGTTCCTGCTGGAGTCGGTGGTGGGGGGCGAGACGTGGGCGCGCTACACCTTTCTGGGGACACAGCCGCGCGGCGCGTGGAAGCTGACCGGCGACCGCATCCACCGCTGGACACCCGCCAGGGGGTGGGAAGACACCGGCCCATCCGACGATCCGCTCGGCGACTTCGACCGCCTGCTGCGCGCGCACGTGCCCGCGCAGGTGCCGGGGCTGCCGCGCTTCTGGGGCGGAGCGGTGGGCTTCTTCGGCTACGACACGGTGCGGCTGATCGAGCGCCTCCCCGCCGCGCCCGAAGGCGACCTGGGGCTCCCGGACGCCCTCTTCATGCTGACCGGCACCGTGGTGGCGGTGGACAACCTCTTCGGCCGCGCGCACGCCATCGCCGCGGTGGAGACGGCGGGGGCGGACGACGAGGAGCTGCGCCGCCGCTACGACGAGGCCGCGGGCGAGGTGCTCGACATCGTCATGCGCCTGCGCGAGGGGCGCGGGCCCGAGCCGCTCACCCTGTCCCCGCCCGCCGCCGCGGACCCTGAGTTCGAGAGCACCATGACGCGCGCCGAGTACGAGGACGGCGTGCGCCGCGTGCAGGAGTACATCCGCGCCGGCGATGCTTTCCAGGTAGTTCTCTCGCAGCGGCTCACGGTGCCGCTCGCCGTGCCGGCATTTGACCTGTACCGCGCGCTGCGAACCCTCAACCCCTCGCCCTACCTCTTCTACCTGGAGCTGGACGGGTTTCAGCTCGTGGGCTCGTCGCCGGAGACGATGGTGAGGCTGGAGGATGGGCGCGTGACGGTGCGGCCCATCGCCGGCACCCGCCGCCGCGGCCTCGATGCGGCCGAGGACGCAACGCTGTCCGCGGAGCTGCTGGCGGACAGCAAGGAGCAGGCGGAGCACCTGATGCTCCTGGACCTGGGGCGCAACGACGTGGGGCGCGTCGCCCGCTACGGCACCGTGCGCGTGCCGGCGCGCATGGCGGTGGAGCGGTACTCGCACGTCCTCCACCTGGTCTCCACCGTGGAGGGAGATCTGCGCCCGGGGCTCAGCGCGGTGGACGTCTTCCGCGCCTCCTTCCCGGCCGGAACCGTGAGCGGCGCTCCCAAGGTGCGTGCCATGGAGATCATCGACGAGCTGGAGCGGTCGCGGCGCGGGCCGTACGCGGGGGCGGCCGGCTACTTCGCCTATGGCGGGCACGCCATGGACACCGCCATCGCCATCCGCACCGTGGTGGCGCAGGGCGGGCGCGCGCACGTTCAGGCCGGCGCCGGGCTTGTGGCCGACAGCGACCCCGCCTCGGAGTACGAGGAGACGCTCAACAAGGCTCGCGCCCTCCTGCGCGCCATCCAGACTACGGGAGGATGAGAAAGGAGCGCGCCGGGTTGACAGATTCGGACGTTCGTTCTATAACTGAACCTGAGCGGATCGGCTCGCCGGCCCCTTAAGTGTCCGAAAACCGCTGGCCCCCCGTCACCCGAACGCCGAGCGGCCCGCGGGAATGCGACCCTGTCGCATCTTCGCGTGCTGATACGTTGTATGGGTGTCCACCCTTCCCCCAACCCTCCGTCCAG harbors:
- the trpE gene encoding anthranilate synthase component I gives rise to the protein MPLSPTFDEFRAHAREATLVPVSLDFLFDTETAVSAYHKLARPPFGFLLESVVGGETWARYTFLGTQPRGAWKLTGDRIHRWTPARGWEDTGPSDDPLGDFDRLLRAHVPAQVPGLPRFWGGAVGFFGYDTVRLIERLPAAPEGDLGLPDALFMLTGTVVAVDNLFGRAHAIAAVETAGADDEELRRRYDEAAGEVLDIVMRLREGRGPEPLTLSPPAAADPEFESTMTRAEYEDGVRRVQEYIRAGDAFQVVLSQRLTVPLAVPAFDLYRALRTLNPSPYLFYLELDGFQLVGSSPETMVRLEDGRVTVRPIAGTRRRGLDAAEDATLSAELLADSKEQAEHLMLLDLGRNDVGRVARYGTVRVPARMAVERYSHVLHLVSTVEGDLRPGLSAVDVFRASFPAGTVSGAPKVRAMEIIDELERSRRGPYAGAAGYFAYGGHAMDTAIAIRTVVAQGGRAHVQAGAGLVADSDPASEYEETLNKARALLRAIQTTGG